A segment of the Mastacembelus armatus chromosome 7, fMasArm1.2, whole genome shotgun sequence genome:
CAAGTAGCAAAAACTACAGGAAgtaaatttcaaaataaaagtccagggCAGGAAGTCCAAAAACCAGGATCCTAACATCCAAAACCATAACTGATGTTGTAGTTACTAGACTCCCTCCATCAGTCAAAATTAACCTGTTGcaccagagagaaaaaaaggtttcagGGAATGATGAAGATGCAGATGTTAGAGTATGATGCATTGTTTGAGGGAGGCGGGAGATTGGTATCCAGGAGAGACTGAGactggaggggagggaggatgatgatgatgagagaGATAAATCAACTGTATGACACAGAACTTTGCTCAGAAAGCTGTGAGTGCTCAGCagcttcccctctcctcctctctctctgatgatggaggaaactgaactctgtTTTCCACATCTCCTCAATGTGTCTTGCAAAAAGTACAAACGTCCTCACTCTGAGACACTGTTCATTTACATTGTGCTGTCCTTCATCTCTTTGCTGACTGTGGTTCTGAATgtgctggtcatcatctccatctcccacttcaGGCACAGATAAATGTCTTAGCATTGATAATATGTTGTTGTAGTGAGATTGATTGAAATCAGTGACCTCTGAGCATGACATCCTGATGGTTTGATGAGACTTTGGTTCATAATCAGTGCTTATAATATTTACTGTTTAGATACTCTGTAGTTTGAAGTGTCATTactgcttttagaaaacaactgcttctattggtaataatgctgtggctgtttggaatattcactgtgatgattttctctcactccaggcagctccacacccccaccaacctcctcctcttctctctggctgtctctgaCTTCCTTGTTGGTCTCCTTGTGATGCCGTTTCATATCCTCTTAACAGAACCGTGTTGGTTCCTGGGTGACCTGGTCtgtgttctgttttatttgttaccTTTTATCACTGTCTATGCCTCAGTAGtaaacatggtgctcatatcagtcgaccgttatgtggctatctGTGACCCTCTGCACTACCCCACCAGAATCACTCTAAACAGAGTTCAGAtctgtgttgtcctgtgttggatttactgtgttttctacaCCTTTCTGATTTTACATGATAACCTGAAACAACCAGGCAGGTATAACTCCTGTTATGGAGAATGTGTGATCTATGTAATAGGAGCTGTTGACATTGTTTTAGTCTTTATCATTCCTGTTAGTACCATCATCATTCTGTATGTGAGagtgtttgtggtggctgtgtctcaggctcgtgccatgcgctcccacattgcagctgtcacactgcagtgttcagtgactgtaactgttaagaaatcagagatgaaagcagccaggaatcTTGGTGTTGTGGTTGCCGTGTTTCTCATGTGTTACTGTCCATATTattgtctctctctatctggCTATGAACTCACAATCAGTTCTTCAACTATCTTTCTGGTTTATTTAGTATACTTTAATTCCTACCTAAACCCTGTGATTTATGCCTTTTTgtatccctggtttagaaaatcagtTAAACTCATTGTTACCCTTGAAATCCTGCAGCCTAACTCCTGTATGATCAATGTGCTGTAGAGAGAAACTGTGGAGTGACTGAAAAGAGACACATGAGCTTTTCTATGAaggaacaaaacatttttaattgttgttGCTAAATCATAGACATGAGTCTGGACAAACTCATAAATAATTATCTTAATTAGGCATTAAATTCTTTACTTCTTTTCTCTTAATGTTGTGATCACATAGAACATATAGTTACAATATTTACTCCATTGTAACATGTTGCAAATCAAATGTAGTCTAGTTTTCAGTTATATGTCCCGTAATCTCGCTCTTTCTTACTATAACATCTGTCATAAGCACAACGAAACTaaacacttatttatttaaattttctttaaataaatttcCAATGTTCATATGtaaatcaatataaaaaaacGATTTACTCTCCTTTGTGTGATAActcttcaattttttttcatttataaccAGCAGAGATGATCAGTCACTTGGCTTCATGTCATGTTATAGTTTctataaatactgaaaatgacTTTGGTAACTgtgggcagcacagtgactgagtggttagcactgttgcctcacagcaagaaggtcctgggtttaCATGTTCACCCCCTgattgtgtgggtttactccagatactctggtttcctcccacaatccaaaaacatgtttgtcaggttaattggtgactctaaattgcccataggggtgagtgtgagtgtgtgtggttatttgtctctatgtgtccctgtgatggactggtgacctgtccagggtgtacccctgctttccacctgaaagagagctgggaaaggctccagcagatccctgtgaccctggttaaggaataagcgggtatagataatggatggacttTGGTAAGTCATTTGTTGGAATAAGAGAACTGCTAAGTTAATCCCAACTAATAAAAATATCAGATGTAACATTAATGTCAaggtgaaaaattaaaaaatacagaaaacggAGTAattgtgaatatgcagcagtttGAGACAGATCATAATATAACACAATATTGTGACAATTAAACAGGGTGCAAAATAATTGTAAAATCAAATTTTCACTTCATAAATATAACTGGGCAAGATAAATTATGtactaaataaaaaacagaaattaagaTCTGATCAGAGATAAGTTGAAGTCAGAGAAGGCAAAGAACATGTAGCTCATAGAGGCGCAGCACAAATCATAAGACAGTCCACATTAATGGACTAGGTATAAGGACATCAGAACCGACCTTGGACACCACCTGGATGAAGTTGTGGTAAATTTCATAATGTGGCGGAGGGGAGTGGTGAATGGGTTTTCCatgggtctccccccatggggcctAGACAAGCGAAGCCCAAAGAAGCGACATATGGCCGCCCCTCTGTGGGCCTGCCACCTGCAGGAGCATCCATAAGGGGCCAGTGCTTAAAGTGGTCAAAGGCCGGGACCTCaacgacccgatccctggacgCATTTTTATCCATTACATTAACAATGCATTGGCATCCGATGTAAAATATAAGCTAAATCAAACATGCATCCATCTTCTATATCCACTTtgtcctgaaccagggtcacggggatctgctgagcctatcccagctcgctctcgggtgaaaggcaggggtacaccctggacaggtgaccATTCCATCGCAGGGTCACATATAGACagaaaaaacccacacacacaagtgtgtgggcaatttagattcaccaatcaacctgaatGTTTttgggactgtgggaggaaaccagagtacccagagtaaacccacacaagcacagggagaacatgcaaactccacacagaaaggcctggttgcgaacccatgaccttcttgttgtgaggcaacagtgctaaccactcagccaccatgctgcccctaaATCAAACATCTTgttgtgcagacgtttcaacctgaaagagatcagtgactgcaaagtagtagctggggagagtgtagccagacagtataggatggtggtgtgtaggatgactctggtggtgaggaagatgaagaggacaagggcagagcagaggaccaagtggtggaagttgaaaaagtgtggctttcagggaggagctgaaacaggctctgggaggtcaggaggttcttccagatgactgaacagctacagctaaagtgatcagggagacaggtaggagggtacttggtgtgtcatctggaaagaggaaagcagataaggaaaCTTGGGAGGCTTGGGGATGGAATGAAGAAGCTCAgaagtgtgttaagaggaaaaggttagctaagaagaagtgggacacagaggacagaagagaacagacaggagtacagggagatgcaacGTAAcgtgaaggtagaggtggcaaaggccaaacaaagggcatatgaggatttatatcataggttggacactaaggagggagaggtggatttgtacaggttggcgaggcagagagacagagatgggaaggatgtgcagcaggttagggtgatcaaggacagggatggaaatgtgttgacaggtgccacaagtgtgatggaaagatggaaggaatactctgaagagttgatgaacgaggaaaatgttagagagcacagattagaagaggtgactgttgtggatcaggaagtagcaaagagtggaaaggcagttggtcctgacgacatacctgtggaggtatggaagtatttaggagaggtggcagtagagtttttgactgggctacttaacaagatcttggagagtgagaggatgcctgaggaatggagaagtgtactggtgcctatttttaagaacaagggagatgtgcagagttgtggaaactactgaggaataaagctgacgagtcacacaatgaagttatgggaaagagtagtggaggctaggctgaggtcagaagtgagcatttgtgaaagagaaccacagatgcaatatttgctttgagaatgctgatggagaaatacagagaaggccagaaggatctgcattgtgtctttgtaggtttggaaaaagcgtatgacggtgctgagagaggagctgtggttttgtatgaggaagtctggagtggcagagaagtatgttcgagtagtgcaggacatgtatgagagctgtaagacagtggtgaggtgtgctgtaggggtgacagaggagttcaaggtggaggtgggactgcaccaaggatcggctttgagccccttcttgtttgctgtggtgatggacaggctgacagatgaggttagacaggaatctctgtggaccatgatgtttgcagatgacattgtcatctttagtgagagggagggaacaggtggaggaaaacctagagaggtggaggtttgctctggaaaggagaggaatgaaggttagccgcagtcaaacagagtacatgtgtgtaaatgagagggactcaagtagaacggtgaggttacagggagcagaggtgaagaaggtggaggattttaagtacctagggtcaacagtccagagcaatggagagtgtggaaaagaagtgaagagacgtgtgcaagcagcttggaacgggtggaggaaagtgtctggtgtgacaaaagagtgtcagcaagaatgaaaggaaaggtggacaagacagtggtgagaccagcaatgttgtctggtttagagacagtggcactgataaaaagacaggaggcagagctggaggtagcagagctgaagatgttgaggttctctctgggagtgaggaggatggataggatcaggaatgaggacatcagagggacagctcatgttcgatgttttggagaaaaagccagggaagccagattgagatggtttggacatgttcagaggagggacagtgaatacattggtaaaaagatgctgaggttagagctgccaggaaggaggcctagaggaagacctTGGATGCTTCTTGGAGTAGGtaaaggaggacatgaggatagttggtgttggtgaggaggatacagaggatagggttgaatggaggcagatgattcgctgtggagatgcctgaagggagcagccaaaaggaaatgaagaagtTAACAAACCCCTGACAATGCTCGCATCAAACCTGACTGTCACTGTCCCCACTTTGCTCAATCAGACGTTATTATGTCTCACAGCAAATCACATACTGATTTGTCTAAATCTAACTAGAATTTGTATTTTACAGAATTGTGTATTTACAGATTATCCTGGGGTGGGCTCAGGCTGCACTGGGGTCAGACAAAAGGAGAAGATACCAGTTCTACCTCTAAAAGAGGACTGCAGTACAAATATTACACATGTGGAAAGTACATTTGCAAAatccattcacacacatgtaTCCTACATGTGCTAATTAGACCTGGTTGAGTTATGGTCttcctggttttgtttttgtatctgttatctcttttaatatttactgttaCTTTTAAATCTTATGAATGGCTCAAATGAATAGTAAATGTGAAAGCCTTTTGTAGTTAAAGTTGCCATTGTACACTATCTACATTATTATAGGTAAGGCCCTGGGAAAAAGATCCATGGAAAGGTTGTTGGGGTGCTCCATAGTGTCAATGGGTGACCATAGCAAAAACTGTTTCAATATGATAACCATGAATACTTGTTAGcaaaaaaaattgtaataattGCTTACATATAATCATCGACTTATTTTCTTCATAAGTGTTCATCCTGTAATTATGTGATTTCTGAGCCCACTGCTGCAGGCAGCTTCTCACCATCTAACCCTGAAAAATGGTTAAAACCTGTTTAACTCGATACTGTGTCTGGCAAATGGTTGTTTTATAGCTCAGCAATTGTATGTGCTGAGATATGTAATGTTTAGCCTGGCAGTGCCTAATCAGTGACTCTTCACTCTGGAATCAGTGTGTTTCGTGGATGTTACTCCTTGTACAAGAAAATTAGATTTAAACTCTGAAGTTTGTCCTCTGAgtcttttttttaagaatatCTCAAACTTCGTTTTTGATGTTGTTTCTCCAAGGCCCTAAATGATGCTGCTGTCACTAGAGTCCCTTTATCTGTCAAAAATAACCTGTTAcaccagagagaaaaaaaaggtttcagaCTGATGAAGATGCAGATGTTAGAGTATGATGCATTGtttgagggaggaggaagatcagTATCCaggagagagactgagagactggaggggagggaggaggaggatgatgagagaGATAAACCAACTGTATGACACAGAACTTTGCTCAGAAAGCTGTGAGTGCTCAGCagcttcccctctcctcctctctctgatgatggaggaagcTGAACTCTGTTTTCCACAACTCCTCAATGTGTCTTGCAAAAAGTACAAACGTCCTCACTCTGAGACAATGGTGGTTTACATTGTGCTGTGCTCCTTCTCTTTGCTGACTGTGGTTCTGAATgtgctggtcatcatctccatctcccacttcaGGCACAGATAAATGTCTTAGCATTAATAATATGTTGTTGTAGTGAGATTGATTGAAATCAGTGACCTCTGAGCATGACATCCTGATGGTTTGATGAGACTTTGGTTCATAATCAGTGCttataacatttactgtttagatACTCTGTAGTTTGAAGTGTCATTactgcttttagaaaacaactgcttctattggtaataatgctgtggctgtttgtaatattcactgtgatgattttctctcactccaggcagctccacacccccaccaacctcctcctcttctctctggctgtctctgaCTTCCTCGTAGGTCTCTTTGTGACACCGTTTCATATCCTCTTAATAGAACCATGTTGGTTCCTGGGTgacctggtgtgtgtgttatataacTTTTTACCTTTTATCATTGTCTATGCCTCAGTAGtaaacatggtgctcatatcagtcgaccgttatgtggctatctGTGACCCTCTGCACTACTCCACCAGAATCACTCTAAACAGAGTTCAGAtctgtgttgtcctgtgttGGATTTACtctgttttctgcagttttctgtttttacaggaTAACCTGATACAACCAGGCAGGTATAACTCCTGTTATGGAGAATGTGTGATTAATATAATCGGAGCTGCTGACCTTGTGCTGAGCTTTATCATTCCAATCACTGCCATCATcattctgtatatgagagtgtttgtggtggctgtgtctcaggctcgtgccatgcgctcccacattgcagctgtcacactgcagcgttcagtgactgtaactgttaagaaatcagagatgaaagcagccaggaatcttggtgttgttgttgctgtgtttctcatGTGTTACATTCCATCTTACTGTGTCACTCTGTCTGGATATGAACTATCAATCGGATCTTCAactaatgttttcatattttttctattAGTGTTTAACTCCTCTCTAAACCCTATAATTTACGCCTTTTTgtatccctggtttagaaaatcagtTAAACTCATTGTTACCCTTGAAATCCTGCAGTCTAACTCCTGTATGATCAACGTGctgtagagaggaaaaaaatgagtttttactttactgttGCAGAATCAGACTGGACTAGAAACAGTCTGGATAAATTCAGAAATGTTAATtgttaattagttaattaaaatgtttgttttcttttaaagctttaaaatataGTCACAATATTTCCTGTTGTCACTGCTTATATCACATATAGTAAATCAAACATAGTACTTGAGTTATATATTCTGTAATATTCACAGATGTTTCTTAACATCTGTCATGATCACAATgacattaaatgtatttttattactttaaattaatttcCAATATCCCAATGTCAATAAATTCTGATCTTAAAAACGTATTCTCCTTTTGTGACATATTTCTTGGCTTCAAATTCATACTTTGTCTTGTAATGGTTTctataaatactgaaaatgctTTAGATAACCTTTCTCCTGGAGTGAGCCTTAAGTTAAATACAGCTAACAAAATTATCAGATGTAACAATGTAACATTAAGTTCAAGctgagaaatgaaaaaacataagTCATTGTAGACTTTGATCCATAAATgtgtcagatcacatttcagATTTGTCAGGATTCCGGGAGGTGGCTTGCccaacactgccccctgctgactTAGACTGTCTACTATTCTGGAGCAATTAGTTTAATTCACTGCACCTGCCCGCTGCAGCTTTTAAAGCAGATCAGGACACAGTGCTCcttgccagattgtggttaaACCTCGTGTGGACACTTAACTGTTACTTCATTGCCTTCTGGAGATTTGCCTTTGACTTGTGTGTACCGTGTAAACGAAGAGGAACTGCCTCGCCTGGGTTCGTACGGATCACTACGGCGAACCTCTGGATCCCTTTACCTGACCGGAGAAGGAGATAAGTAACCGAATATCAAGTCTTCCCCTAAGTGAACACGGAAGAGGAGACCTAGCTCTTAAGCGCTTCCACAAATAACTGGTATTGATGAACCTAAGTTTGTAACTGACAATCAATGTGACTTTTGACGGTGGAGTTGCTTTCTGGAGTGTGAGGAAGCTTTTTCTGTTCGGACCTAAAAGAGTTTGAGTTTTTCTATCAGTAGGAATCAAGGACAATAAGGGAACTTCCTGGATCGTCGCGACGAAGAACCCTAAAATAAGAAGACTCCATCTAAAGGCAGTGAAGGAGTATTTAGTTTTCCCCATGCACCCGTGTCTCTGATTGCCTTAGTTCCTGCCACACTGGATTCTGCTAACTCCCAAGAAAACTAGGAGCAGTCTAGGTAATTAGTAAACACACACTTATTTTCCGTTCATACGATGCTCAGAATTAACTGACTGTCTGCTTCATCTTAGATCCCGTTGGTGTTATTCCCAGACCTTCCACCAGATCCATCCTTCATTAATTTcaataaattgtatttgttcTCTATCTCACTCGTGTCAGTATTGTGCGCTCAGAACAACCTCGGTGATTTCTAACAAGATTATCTGTAAATGTGCCAGGACACAGAAGATATTTCTCATCTGTCTCTAACAGTGTGACCTTGTCCACATATCTTTGGCTACTTTCACCATCCAGATGAGTGACATCAGTAGCAGACTGTATATCACTATGAACTATGTAGACAGTGTAAAAACTACAACACAGTCTCCATGACATGAAATTAAGCCACTTTATAGTATCTTATTTTCTGGACTGAAATCATTGCTGTACCTAACATCCATCTCATCCATTTCAGCTACTGGGTTTGGCTCAGCTGAGTCTGTGTCTTTACACAAAACATCAAGACACACTGATATGACACAATGGACAGGAGGTCTTTTAAGGGCAGGAGTGGTGTGGATGGCTGAATTGTTCTGGAAGACCATGGTGATGTCCATACAAGAGCCACACTGGAGGGCAGCAAAGGAGGCATGTTTTCTCTGAGGCTGAGTCAGTGGGTGGCAATGGATGACTCTGAAGTAGACTGAATAATTAAATTTAGGAACAATACCCATACAGTGGGGACACACAATGTTTGAGCTGGTAATGAATTTTATTTAGGCAGAACGTCTGATCAGACCAAGTTGGATCACATCTGTTCCATTCTGAATAAGCTGAAAAGATAAAATCATGTGTATGATACGTACACATTCTAATCTTAAGTCTTTAGATCCAGTTTCTGCAATTTGCTCTCAtgaagattttttaaaaaatgtgtgatatttaatataattttaattcCAACAGAAAATTCAGCATGATGGTATTGTAGTGCAAACAATGTATGGGTCACATGCATGTGTTCATGAGTCAGTGTTATGTGACTATCAAAgtaacatatatacagtgggtacggaaagtattcagacccctttaaatttttcactctttgtgtcattgcagccatttgccaaaatcaaaaaagttcattttatttctcattaatgtacactcagcaccccatcttgacagaaaaaaaacaaatgtagaaatttttgcaaatttattaaaaaagaaaaactgaaatatcacatggtcataagtattcagaccctgtgctcagtattgagtagaagcacccttttgagctagtacagctatgagtcttcttgggaatgatgcaacaagtttttcacacctggatttggggatcctctgccattcttccttgcagatcctctccagttctgtcaggttggatggtgaacgttggtggacagccattttcaggtctctccagagatgctcaattgggtttaggtcagggctctggctgggccactcaagaacagtcacagagttgtgcCGAAGctactcctttgttattttagctgtgtgcttagggtcattgtcctgttgaaaagtgaaccttcggcccagtctgaggtcctgagcactctggaagaggttttcttccaggatatctctgtacttggccgcattcatctttctttcaattgcaaccagttgtcctgcccctgcatctgaaaaacacccccacaacatgatgctcccaccaccatgtttcactgtaaggattgtattgggcaggtgatgagcagtgcctggttttctccacacataccacttagaattaacgccaaaaagttcaatcttggtctcatcagaccagagaatcatatttctcatagtctgggagtccttcatgtgtttttgggcaaactctgtgcgggctttcatgtgtcttgcactgaggagaagcttccgtcgggccactctgccataaagccctgactggtggagggctgcagtgatagttgactttgtggaactttctcccatctccctactgcatctctggagctcagccacagtgatctttgggttcttctttacctctctcaccaaggctcttctcccacgattgctcagtttggctggacggcgaggtctaggaagagttctggtcgtcccaaactttttccatttgaggattatggaggccactgagctcttaggaaccttgagtgctgcagaaattcttttgtaaccttggccagatctgtgccttgccacaattctctctgagctccttgggcggttccttcgacctcatgattctcatttgctctgacatgcactgtgagctgtaaggtcttatatagacaggtgtgtgcctttcctaatcaagtccaatcagtttaattaaacacagctggactccaatgaaggagcagaaccatctcaaggaggatcagaagaaatggacagcatgtgagttaaatatgagtgtcactgcaaagggtctgaatacttatgaccatgtgatatttcagtttttcttttttaataaatttgcaaaaatttctacatttcagtttttttctgtcaagatggggtgctgagtgtacattaatgagaaataaaatgaacttttttgattttggcaaatggctgcaatgacacaaagagtgaaaaatttaaaggggtctgaatactttctgtacccactgtatgtattttttccTCATAGGTCATTTATATGTAATATTCTATAACGTATACCCTCCTGAACTGAAAAGTGGCCAATAAGTAGATAACTAGCTTAATATGCAGTAGAAAATTTTGTTTTCTACTCTTTACACCTAAGGTACAGAGAAAAGtctacttttaaaataaaaagcagaacagTATAATCACAACATGTCTTTTCCACTGATTTTAGtatatttttggaaaataatacATGAGCTTtacttaaaataaactttaaggGTACTTTTTGTGAGGATTATAATGCAAATTTTAGATACAAACACCAGAGCACATCACTGACACATACTTTAAGAAGTACTTCATAGTCCACATTCCTTGTTTCAAGCATTTACTGAGAACTTGGTTAAGTACACACTAAAACGGTAcaataatgtatttaaaattacTATGCTACCATACAAGCTTAAAGCAGCAAACAGAGCAACAGCACAGTCAAAGACTAGTTTGCCCTCCATGGCAGCTTCAGCCAAATACCTACCAAgtgtggtcagtttattagatcCTGTTAACCAATCACAAGCCACAGCACAGAGGACTGTGCAGATCCTATTTAAGATTATGGCATAGAGTTACATGACTGCTTATTTATAGCAAATCAATTAAAACAAGCAATTATCTGTCTACTTTATCCTGTTTAGAGCAGGTAGACCAGATGACACTCTAATCAGTGACTTTGCAACAGCTGAacagtaaaactttaaaaaaaacaattgtctACTGTCATTTTCATCTCACTTAAAAGGAAAATTGCCACTACAAGTAGCCCTACTGTATACAGTAAATTGCCTTGGTCAAACACCTTTTGTAGGAAACAGTAATTTCCACACAATCCTTACATGGAGTAAAGGCTCTTATGAGTGTCAAAATATGAAAACCCCAAACCTCCTTTCAGCTTGGTTACAGGACAGAAATTCTTATCATAAAATGATGATTTAACTTCGTCCAGGTGGTGTCTGAGGTTGTTTCATATACACAGTCAATCACTGCTGACTCTGCTTAACATATTTGATATGCCcaggtgtttctgtgtcatCCTTGTTTCCTATGAGATCTACTGATGTCTGACCAGACAATCATTTCTGATGTCCATTTATTACACAGTTTATCTTTTAGCAGTGCAACAAAGGTTTGATTTTAGAATTATTCTGAAATGATTCTGTGCAGTCTAGTTGCA
Coding sequences within it:
- the LOC113145209 gene encoding trace amine-associated receptor 13c-like; this translates as MEETELCFPHLLNVSCKKYKRPHSETLFIYIVLSFISLLTVVLNVLVIISISHFRQLHTPTNLLLFSLAVSDFLVGLLVMPFHILLTEPCWFLGDLVCVLFYLLPFITVYASVVNMVLISVDRYVAICDPLHYPTRITLNRVQICVVLCWIYCVFYTFLILHDNLKQPGRYNSCYGECVIYVIGAVDIVLVFIIPVSTIIILYVRVFVVAVSQARAMRSHIAAVTLQCSVTVTVKKSEMKAARNLGVVVAVFLMCYCPYYCLSLSGYELTISSSTIFLVYLVYFNSYLNPVIYAFLYPWFRKSVKLIVTLEILQPNSCMINVL